From the Mycobacterium sp. DL592 genome, the window GATGTCGCGGGCAGGCAGCACCGAACGCTCGGCGAACGCGGCCTCGACGTGCTGCATACCTTCGGGGTACTCGGTGAAGGCCTGGCCGCCGACGATCACGTCGTCGGGGTTGAGCATGTCGCGCAGCAGCGCCACCGCGCCGCCCAGCACCCGGGCCCGCTCCTCAAGGAGCTCACGGGCTGCGACGGCGTCGGGCTGATCGCCTTGTCGCGCGGTCCGCAACAGTGTCGACATCGTGGCGCTCGGCCCGGCGGTGGGGATGAGTCCGCGCTTGCGGGCGGCGGCCAGAACGGCCTCGTCGCTGACGGTGGATTCCAGCTGACCCGTGCCGCCGAGGACGTCCGAAGCCACCGGGAGCGCTGCGATGGTGCCGGGGCCACTGGCCGGGCTGTGCACCCGTCCACCGATCACGAGGGCGAAACCGACTGTCTCACGGGCATATACGTAGAGGGTGCTCGCCGTCGGCGACGGTACGCGGCGCATCCCGAGCAGCAGTTCGGCGCCGGCGATCGCGTCGACGTGGGAGGCCACCGACACGGGAAGGCCCAGCGTTTCCGCGAGCACCGGGCCGACCGGGGCGTGCGCCCAGCCCAGGCGCGGATGGTCGACATGGCCGGTGACGCTGTCGACCACGCCGCCGATGGCGACGCCCACCCATAGCGGGCGGCGGCGATGCCACCGGCTCAGGTAGCGCCGGGCGCTGCCGGCCAGCGACGCCAGAGCCTGGGCCTGACCGCCACGCGGGGTGGGGGTTTCGACGGCGTCGAGGGTGCGACCGAACAGATCGGTGGCCACGATGCTGGTGGTGCGTGCGCCGATGTGGATGCCGAGGGTCAGGAACGGCTCGTGGTTGACCTCGACGGGCACCCGCGGGCGGCCGATCGCGCCGGAGACGGCGAGGTCGGCGCGTTCACGCAGCACCCCGGCGTCCAGCAGTGCGGTGACCTGGCGGTTGACCGTGGCGATCGAGAGCTTGGTGATCTGGGCGATGACGTCGCGGGCGATAGCGCCACGCTGGCGAACGGCGGCGAAGACTGCTGCCGTGGCCGCCTCGGGGATGCGCAGCGACGGAGCGATGATGTGGTGGCGGGTCCGCAGCGGATGCGGCCGGGCGGCGGCAACGGTGCGGGCCGGAGTATGGGAGGAGAGAGTGGTGGTGCGCACTGGGAGTGTCCTTCTCGAGTCTGGGAGGCGGGTCCTGTGCCACGCCTGGCGACTTGATCGGGACGAGAAAGAACGTGTCCGGTCGGGTCAGACGCAGCGAATCGCGTGACAACAACACGCGGTGTGCGCGACCAGACAGCTGGTCAGACCGATACGGATCACGGGAAGAACTTAGCACAGTTACTAGAGTTGGTCCGATGACGACTCCAGATGCCCATTCTCGCGTGGCCGTGGTGACCGGCGCCAGCTCCGGAATCGGGGAGGCGACCGCGAAAACCCTTGCCGCTCAAGGCTTTCACGTGGTCGCGGTGGCCAGACGAGCCGACCGCATCCAACGGCTGGCCGACGAGCTCGGCGGAACAGCCGTTGTGGCCGACGTCACAGACGACACCGCGGTCGAGGCGCTGGCCGCCGGCCTGAATCGGGTCGACGTGCTGGTCAACAATGCCGGCGGAGCCAAGGGACTCGAACCGATCGCCGACGCCGACCTGGACAACTGGCGCTGGATGTGGGAAACCAACGTCCTGGGTACCCTGCGGGTCACCCGGGCACTGCTGCCCAAGCTGATCGCCTCCGGCGATGGGCTGATCGTCACGGTGACATCGACTGCCGCACTGGAGGTCTACGACAACGGCGGCGGATACACCGCGGCGAAACACGCCCAGGGCGCCCTGCACCGCACATTGCGTGGCGAGCTGCTTGGCAAGCCGATTCGGCTGACCGAGGTCGCCGCCGGAGCGGTGCTGACCGAGTTCTCGCTGGTGCGGTTCGGCGGCGACGAGGACCGGGCGCGGGCGGTCTACAACGGGATCACACCGCTGGTCGCCCAGGACGTCGCCGACGTGATCGGTTTCGTGGCCGCGCGTCCGTCGCACGTCAACATCGACCAGGTAGTGATGCGGCCGCGCGATCAGGCCAACGCCAGCCGGTTCAACCGCCGGGTGTAGCCGAACTGGTCGTCGGGGCCGGTGCCGCCGTGGTGGTGGGCGTGCCCGACAGCGTCGGGGCATCACTGGGCGTCGCCGGCGCGGTGCTGGGCATGTTCGACAGCGACTGGGTGGCGCTGAGCGCAGACATGGACTTCCACTCGTCCCAGCCCACCGCCCAGTCCCAGATATCGCCGTCGGCGTAGGACAGCTGGATCGTCGTGCCGGTGACTTCCACCGGGTCGCCGTAGACGGCGGTGTAGTAGTACTGCTCGGCGTCGCCGGTGGATAGGTTGATGCACCCGTTGGTGACGTTGGTGTTGCCCTGTGCGCCGGCACTGTTGGGGTTGGCGTGGATGAACTCGCCGTTGTTGGAAATGCGCACCGCCCAGCGCTCGTGGACGTTGTTGTAGCCGGCCGCCGGGTTCGACATGTAGAAGTCCGAATACTTCTCGGTGACTACGTGAATGCCGCTGCGAGTGACGTTGCGCGGCAGGTCGGCTTCGCCGTAGCTGCACGGGAAGTCCATGACCACGCCGGCGTCGGTGATCACCTGGATGCGGTGCGAGGGGGCGTCGGCCTTGACCACCTGGCGGCGCCCGATGTCGAAGTCGAGTGTCGAATCGGCCGCCCCGTAGGCATCGTTGCCGAACTTCACGCCGTACAGCCGGGCGTCGACATGAACCTTGGTGCCCGGCTGGTAGTACTCCCGGGTCCGCCAGTGCAGCCGCGAACCCTGCGCCTCGTCCGGTAACCAGGCCCAGCTGCCCTCGGTGGGCGGGTCGGTGACGACCGTCAGGGCGCGTTCCACATCGGGCCTGTGCGCGGCGTCGATCGCGGCGTCGAACTGCATGATGATCGGCGCGGCCACCCCGACGGTCTGGCCGTCGGACAGCTGGAACTGGCCGTTGACCTTGGTGGTGGGATTGAGAGTGGCGAACGACGCCGCCACAGGGACCGCCTTACCGTCGCGGCCCACCACCGAGCCGGCCCAGGTGTAGACACCGCCATAGCCCAGCGGCTCGGTCGCGGTGAACGCCGTGCGCTCCCGGTTGAGCGTGCCGGCCACCGGATGGCCGTCGGCGTTGGTGAGTGTGACCCGCTGCAACCACCCGTTCTTGACCTCGAGGCTTACCGGCGCTGTCGGCGCCACATCCTTGGCGGCATCGGCCGGGCTGAAGGTCAGCGACGGCTTGGCAGGCGGCTCCGGCGACCCGGATTGTTTGCCGGACCCGCCGAAGCAGGCAGCCAGCGCGTTGGGGGCCACAACGCCGAGCGCCAGGGCCGTCAGCGCACGCCGGCGGTTGACCGGCGGCATTCTGTCGGCAGGGCTCACGTCAATCCAAGATACGGAAAGCGACCGTCAACCTGCCAATTGCCGGGGTGTGGTCATGGCCTCACCCAGCAGCGTTTCAGATGCCGAAGATCTTGAGGAAGGCTGGTGCCGCCCCGCCCAACTGGGATCCGGCGAAGTCGATGCTGCCGCCCACGAGCACGATTTGGGCTCCGGAGGTCTGGTCGACAGCGCTGTAGTCACTCCAGCTCAGCGACACCGGCCGCAGCGACGAGAACAACCCACCCACCGGAATATGCGCCACGAACGTCGGCCCAGAAGTCCCGATCTGCAGCGGCACGTCCAGGTTCTGTCCACCGAACAGCAAGGCGTTGGTGAACTTCGGCGCGGCCTCAGCCCAGGCCCCGAAAGCCCCGAGGATGTTGCCGCTGCTCACAGCCGTGACGAAAGACTGCAGGCTGTCATAGGCGGTGAGGCCGGCGTTGACCACCGCACCGGCAATGCTGGCGGCGAAAGCCACCGTGGACGGCACCGCGAGCGTGCCACCGGTCAGGGTGTTGGTGCTCTTGAGCGGTGTGGTCGTGAACGTCGTTGTCCCGGCCAGCGAGAACGTGGCGCCGCCGATCGGAGTCGTGGCGGTCGCGTTCAGCGACAGCGGGCCGCTCTGGCCGAGATCCGGGGCACTCAGGTCGGCGGACAGCGAAATCGGTCCGAACGGCGTGTTGAAGGTCTGGTTGAACTGTCCGCCGACAGCGTTCGCGGTCAGCGCGGCGGACGGCGTGGCCGACCGCTTCGACACCGCGGATGCGCTCAGCGGGGTGGTGCTCACCTTCACGGTCCGAGAACTCACGGCGGTTGTGGTCACCGCGGCGACTCGTTTGCTCGACGCCACCGCGGAGCTGGTGGGCCCGGCATCGGGCTTGCTGTCCGACGCGGAGTTCGACGGCTGATTGCGGCCGGTGTCCGCCTGCGCGACTCCGGCAGCACCGGCCAGGGCAGCACCGACGCCGAGCGCCAACGCTCCGGCGCCGAGCCACGTCCTGACTTCCAGCATGCGTCCGCGTGTTGCGGCCGACGAATTTCCACTGGCCATTTTGAATCCCCCCATATCAGCGAACGGAAGTGCGCTTACATCCGCAATTATTTTCCCCATTATTCTTCGGCGGGGTTAATTCTCGGAATTCCTCGAGGTTAATTTTCTGCTGCGTGACAGGTCTTGCGTGCCTGGTCTACAAAGCGCAGCCGACCAGCACGGGCTCAGGGATCAGGGTGATGCCAAACACGGCGCGCACGCCGTCGCGGACCGCGCGGGCCACCGCCAGGATGTCGGCCGTCGTGGCATTCCCGCGGTTGGTCAGCGCCAAGGCGTGCTTGGTCGACAGCCGGCATGGCGCGTCAGGCCCGGGGAAGCCCTTGCCGAAGCCGGCATTCTCGACCAGCCAGCCCGCCGCCAGCTTCACCCCGTCCGGGGCGGGATAGTGCGGCACCGGGCCATCGTGGCCGGCCAGCAGTGCTTCGAACTGTTCGGCCGGGACGACGGGGTTGGTGAAGAACGACCCCACGCTCCAGGTGTCGTGGTCGTCGGGGTTGAGCACCATCCCCTTGCGAGCACGCAACTCGAGCACGGTTCGGCGGACCGCGTCCGGCTGCGCCCGCGCACCGGCCGCCACGTCGAGCGCGGTGCACAGTTCGGCGTAGCGCAGCGGCGCGGAGAGCCCCGTCGCCTCCAGGGCGAACTCCACCTCCAGCACCACCGCGTCCGGGGAGTTCTTCAGCACGCTGTGCCGATAGCCGAAGCCGAGCTCGTCGGCGGCCGCCCAGCGCACTTGCCCGGTGCGGCGGTCCAGCAGCCGAACCCGGGTGAGGCGGTCGGCCACCTCGACTCCGTAGGCGCCGACGTTCTGGACGGGCGTGGCCCCGGTCGAGCCGGGGATGCCCGACAGGCATTCCAGCCCGCCGAGCCCGTGTTCGACCGATAGTGCGACGACGTCGTCCCAGACAGCGCCGGCCTCGGCGCGCAGCAGGGCGCCGTCGACGGTGACGGCGCGGTTGGCCAGCAGGACGACGGTCAGGTCGGCGAGGTCGTCGGCGATCACCACGTTGGAGCCGCCGGCAAGCACCAAAACCGGTCCGCCGGCGGCCTCGTCGAGTGCGCGGACCGTGGCCACGACCTGATCGGTGGTGGTGCAGGTGATGACACGGCTGGCCACCGGACCGACCCGCAGGGTGGTCAGCGACGCCAGCGGCACCCGCTCGGCGACCGCCGCGCCGCCGAAAACCTGCAGGGCTCCCACGGCCCGTAACGGTAGCCTCACCAGCTATGCCGCGTTCATTCGACATGGCCACCGACTACGACGGCAGCGTCGAACAGGTTCATGCGGCACTGCGCGACGAACAGTATTGGCTGGCCCGCCTGGCCGACTCGGGTGCCGACGACGCCACGCTGGACTCGCTGCGCCTGGGCGCCGACGGCAGTGTCGACATCGCGACCACCCAGATCCTGCGGGCCGACCGGCTGCCGGGCGTCGTCACCCAGTTCCACCGCGGCGATCTACACATCAAGCGCGTGGAGAGCTGGTCGGGCCTGGTCGACGGCAGTGCGCAGGCCGCCGTGGACGGCGTCATCCCCGGCGCGCCGGTGACACTGACCGGCAACGCGCACCTGACACCCGCAGAAGCGAAGGCGCGCTTGGCTTTTCGGGCCACCGTGGAGGTTCGGATCCCGTTGGTCGGCGGCAAGGTGGAGAACTTCATCGGCAACCAGCTGGTGGACCTGCTGATCGCCGAGCAGCGGTTCACCACCCTGTGGATCGCCGAGCACGGCTGAGCCCGCGGGTACCGTGATTTCATGTCCCGCCGCATGGACTACGTCATCGCACTCGACAAGCCTGCATCCGATCTCTACGTGAGCTTCACCAGCCGCGAGTACTGGGAAGATCTGGTAGCCGAGCACGCCAGGCACTACGAGTCGACGCTGACACGGTTCTGCTCCGGCGACGGCGGCACCGACATCGTCTTTACCCACACGCTGTCGAGTAAGGACCTGCCGTCGGTGGCGGCCGCGGTCGTCCCGCTCAATCTGACCGTCACCCGCGAACAGCACTTCGCCCCGTTCGACGCCGCGTCGCAGTCGGCGCGCGGGCACTACAAGGCGCTGGTGCCGTCGGCGCCGATGGACTTCGGCGGAACCTACGTGCTGAGCGAGTCGCCGACTGGCAGCGAGTTGCGGCTCAACAGCGTCTGCACGGTCAAGGTGCCGTTGATCGGCGGCAAGATCGAAGAGTGGGTGCTGGGCGGACTGCACGGATTGTTCGACAACGAGCGCGATTTCACCCGCGACTGGATCGCCAGCCATTACTAGGGCACAGCGGCCGGTCGGCGTGCCGACCCGCGGAACCACCAACGCCAATCGATTGCGGCGCGCCGACCGCTGGCTGCTGAACTCCCCGCGGGTGCGCTCGGTGCTGGAGTCGGCGAGCGAACCGCTGGTCGTCGACCTCGGGTACGGCCGGCTGCCGGTCACCACACTGGAAATGGCCGCGCGGCTGCGAGTTCTGCGCCCCGACATCCGGGTGGTCGGCCTGGAGATCGATCCGGCGCGGGTGGTGCCAGCACTCGACGGTGTCGAATTCCGGGTCGGTGGTTTCGAATTGGCGGGGCTGCGCCCGGTTCTGGTGCGGGCGTTCAACGTGCTGCGCCAGTACCCGCCAGAAGCGGTGGACCAGGCGTGGGAGGTGATGCGCTCGCGCCTGGCGCCCGGCGGGCTGATCCTCGACGGCACCTGCGACGAGTTGGGGCGGCGGTGCTGCTGGGTGCTGCTCGACGCCGACGGCCCGGTGAGCCTGACGCTGGCCTGCGATCCACGGCACATCGAGCGACCCTCAGACTTGGCCGAGCGGTTGCCGA encodes:
- a CDS encoding ROK family protein — its product is MRTTTLSSHTPARTVAAARPHPLRTRHHIIAPSLRIPEAATAAVFAAVRQRGAIARDVIAQITKLSIATVNRQVTALLDAGVLRERADLAVSGAIGRPRVPVEVNHEPFLTLGIHIGARTTSIVATDLFGRTLDAVETPTPRGGQAQALASLAGSARRYLSRWHRRRPLWVGVAIGGVVDSVTGHVDHPRLGWAHAPVGPVLAETLGLPVSVASHVDAIAGAELLLGMRRVPSPTASTLYVYARETVGFALVIGGRVHSPASGPGTIAALPVASDVLGGTGQLESTVSDEAVLAAARKRGLIPTAGPSATMSTLLRTARQGDQPDAVAARELLEERARVLGGAVALLRDMLNPDDVIVGGQAFTEYPEGMQHVEAAFAERSVLPARDIRVTAFGNRVQEAGAGIVSLGGLYADPIGALRRSQNRRPDVSA
- a CDS encoding SDR family NAD(P)-dependent oxidoreductase, with the protein product MTTPDAHSRVAVVTGASSGIGEATAKTLAAQGFHVVAVARRADRIQRLADELGGTAVVADVTDDTAVEALAAGLNRVDVLVNNAGGAKGLEPIADADLDNWRWMWETNVLGTLRVTRALLPKLIASGDGLIVTVTSTAALEVYDNGGGYTAAKHAQGALHRTLRGELLGKPIRLTEVAAGAVLTEFSLVRFGGDEDRARAVYNGITPLVAQDVADVIGFVAARPSHVNIDQVVMRPRDQANASRFNRRV
- a CDS encoding Ig-like domain-containing protein, with the protein product MPPVNRRRALTALALGVVAPNALAACFGGSGKQSGSPEPPAKPSLTFSPADAAKDVAPTAPVSLEVKNGWLQRVTLTNADGHPVAGTLNRERTAFTATEPLGYGGVYTWAGSVVGRDGKAVPVAASFATLNPTTKVNGQFQLSDGQTVGVAAPIIMQFDAAIDAAHRPDVERALTVVTDPPTEGSWAWLPDEAQGSRLHWRTREYYQPGTKVHVDARLYGVKFGNDAYGAADSTLDFDIGRRQVVKADAPSHRIQVITDAGVVMDFPCSYGEADLPRNVTRSGIHVVTEKYSDFYMSNPAAGYNNVHERWAVRISNNGEFIHANPNSAGAQGNTNVTNGCINLSTGDAEQYYYTAVYGDPVEVTGTTIQLSYADGDIWDWAVGWDEWKSMSALSATQSLSNMPSTAPATPSDAPTLSGTPTTTAAPAPTTSSATPGG
- a CDS encoding UDP-N-acetylmuramate dehydrogenase, whose protein sequence is MRLPLRAVGALQVFGGAAVAERVPLASLTTLRVGPVASRVITCTTTDQVVATVRALDEAAGGPVLVLAGGSNVVIADDLADLTVVLLANRAVTVDGALLRAEAGAVWDDVVALSVEHGLGGLECLSGIPGSTGATPVQNVGAYGVEVADRLTRVRLLDRRTGQVRWAAADELGFGYRHSVLKNSPDAVVLEVEFALEATGLSAPLRYAELCTALDVAAGARAQPDAVRRTVLELRARKGMVLNPDDHDTWSVGSFFTNPVVPAEQFEALLAGHDGPVPHYPAPDGVKLAAGWLVENAGFGKGFPGPDAPCRLSTKHALALTNRGNATTADILAVARAVRDGVRAVFGITLIPEPVLVGCAL
- a CDS encoding DUF2505 domain-containing protein, with amino-acid sequence MPRSFDMATDYDGSVEQVHAALRDEQYWLARLADSGADDATLDSLRLGADGSVDIATTQILRADRLPGVVTQFHRGDLHIKRVESWSGLVDGSAQAAVDGVIPGAPVTLTGNAHLTPAEAKARLAFRATVEVRIPLVGGKVENFIGNQLVDLLIAEQRFTTLWIAEHG
- a CDS encoding DUF2505 domain-containing protein, translating into MSRRMDYVIALDKPASDLYVSFTSREYWEDLVAEHARHYESTLTRFCSGDGGTDIVFTHTLSSKDLPSVAAAVVPLNLTVTREQHFAPFDAASQSARGHYKALVPSAPMDFGGTYVLSESPTGSELRLNSVCTVKVPLIGGKIEEWVLGGLHGLFDNERDFTRDWIASHY
- a CDS encoding class I SAM-dependent methyltransferase — encoded protein: MPTRGTTNANRLRRADRWLLNSPRVRSVLESASEPLVVDLGYGRLPVTTLEMAARLRVLRPDIRVVGLEIDPARVVPALDGVEFRVGGFELAGLRPVLVRAFNVLRQYPPEAVDQAWEVMRSRLAPGGLILDGTCDELGRRCCWVLLDADGPVSLTLACDPRHIERPSDLAERLPKVLIHQNVPGQPIHELLTVADRAWAASAGHSVFGPRDRWRAMIAEMRGAGVALEPQRRSVRDVVLTVPWSSVAPG